In the Malassezia vespertilionis chromosome 1, complete sequence genome, one interval contains:
- a CDS encoding uncharacterized protein (EggNog:ENOG503NZ55; COG:J), with protein MAHSWASPSFRPERIEKLISDVDRYNSQNRSVLLEYLDEQLKNGTYDALANFAILKLFQLNPTEFGYDAMVNILIKTLTAAPFPDFSLCISLLGEAPIAKTSQSNAGSIDSATGIISEPIVVRLAKLSTALSETRFREFWALYKLPEYEDIRKYTANIAGFEAALRQVVLNSVKGTFRTISETRLSGYLDLQDASFAEYISKQPGWMLSNGLVTVPLNIDNEVKPTVVREEITQENLSKLLAQA; from the exons ATGGCGCATTCCTGG GCAAGTCCTTCGTTCCGTCCCGAGCGCATTGAAAAGCTCATCTCTGACGTCG ACCGGTACAACTCTCAAAACCGGAGTGTACTGCTTGAATATCTTGATGAACAGCTCAAGAATGGGACATATGATGCATTGGCTAATTTTGCGATTTTGAAATT GTTCCAGCTCAACCCCACCGAGTTTGGCTACGATGCCATGGTGAACATCCTAATCAAGACACTcactgcggcgccgttCCCTGACTTTAGCCTTTGCATATCTCTGCTTGGTGAGGCGCCTATTGCAAAGACATCGCAAAGCAATGCCGGCAGTATCGATAGCGCGACCGGTATTATTTCGGAGCCTATTGTGGTCCGCTTGGCAAAACTTTCCACTGCCTTGTCCGAGACCAGATTTCGTGAGTTCTGGGCCCTGTACAAGTTGCCCGAGTATGAAGATATCCGAAAATACACTGCGAATATTGCAGGATTCGAGGCTGCGCTTCGGCAGGTTGTGCTCAACAGTGTCAAGGGGACATTCCGTACCATCTCGGAGACACGTCTTAGTGGCTATCTCGATTTACAAGATGCATCATTTGCTGAATACATCTCCAAGCAGCCTGGATGGATGCTATCGAATGGTTTAGTCACTGTACCTCTTAACATTGACAATGAGGTGAAGCCCACTGTTGTTCGCGAGGAAATCACACAGGAAAATCTATCCAAGCTGTTAGCCCAGGCATaa
- a CDS encoding cathepsin D (COG:O; MEROPS:MER0001437; SECRETED:SignalP(1-20); EggNog:ENOG503P3N3), with amino-acid sequence MQLSLKFIAGLAATASFALASEGTVVELQRRDSFVSSDDVLNIKSFSAHLNFVNSKYKTALKNFKKNTGKDHPLLRLILDALKRDGTGSVDLEDVNSEQLWAGKMSYGGQSFNIDFDTGSSDTLVNPEAYHPSKSPTSRDTHKTFNVAYGDGTTARGDIYTDNLQIAGLRAKNVAIGRSVTQFITGSEAQRSKGIAGLAFRSIATFQNELPFFDALKQQKAVASGVFQFTLKRGSGSQLNLGGVNAKQFKGNLSFVDVDPSQGFWAADAKVNNRKITAIVDTGSTIISGPMDQVRAVVQGIPGLTPFRNGGGTMYAYNCNKTPKIVISIAGRNFQLGANEAHYGKLSNGQCVLSIQGQENMPLQAWILGDSFLQVASVVFDTDKNRMGFAPQN; translated from the coding sequence ATGCAACTCAGCCTCAAGTTTATCGCCGGTCTCGCAGCAACCGCAAGCTTTGCACTGGCCTCTGAAGGCACCGTTGTTGAACTCCAGCGCCGTGACTCGTTCGTTTCCTCGGATGACGTGCTCAACATCAAGTCCTTCTCTGCGCACCTCAACTTTGTAAACAGCAAGTACAAGACAGCACTCAAGAACTTCAAGAAAAATACTGGCAAGGACCACCCTCTTTTAAGACTCATTCTTGATGCGCTGAAGCGTGACGGTACCGGTTCGGTTGACCTTGAGGATGTGAACAGTGAGCAACTGTGGGCCGGCAAGATGTCTTATGGCGGACAGTCGTTCAACATTGATTTTGACACGGGCTCGTCGGACACCCTAGTGAACCCCGAGGCCTACCACCCGTCCAAGTCGCCAACTTCAAGGGACACGCACAAGACTTTTAATGTTGCTTACGGTGATGGTACCACTGCACGTGGTGACATTTACACCGACAACCTTCAGATTGCAGGCTTGCGTGCCAAGAACGTCGCTATTGGCCGTTCCGTGACGCAGTTTATCACTGGTAGCGAGgcacagcgcagcaagggTATTGCTGGTCTTGCCTTCCGTTCCATCGCAACCTTCCAAAACGAGCTTCCCTTCTTTGATGCACTCAAGCAGCAAAAAGCTGTTGCCAGCGGCGTGTTCCAGTTTACCCTCAAGAGGGGCAGCGGCTCGCAGCTCAACCTTGGTGGCGTAAACGCAAAGCAGTTCAAGGGTAACCTCTCGTTTGTCGATGTTGACCCTTCGCAAGGTTTCTGGGCTGCCGACGCCAAAGTCAACAACCGCAAAATCACGGCTATTGTGGACACTGGCTCTACCATTATTTCCGGTCCTATGGACCAGGTCCGCGCCGTTGTGCAAGGTATTCCCGGTCTGACTCCTTTCAGAAACGGCGGCGGTACGATGTACGCATACAACTGCAACAAGACTCCCAAGATTGTTATTAGCATTGCCGGTCGCAACTTCCAGCTCGGTGCTAACGAGGCTCACTACGGCAAGCTTAGCAATGGCCAGTGTGTCCTTTCGATTCAGGGCCAGGAGAACATGCCGTTGCAGGCATGGATTCTTGGTGACTCCTTCTTGCAGGTCGCATCTGTCGTGTTTGACACTGACAAGAACCGCATGGGCTTTGCTCCGCAAAACTAA
- a CDS encoding cathepsin D (COG:O; MEROPS:MER0000921; SECRETED:SignalP(1-22); EggNog:ENOG503P3N3), translating into MQLPLTFVAGLLLGPFSFFVEANSVALERRNMLISANHQLNIKAVKRQDNYIQSKYSAVLNNYAHNTGKKHPWRTVINRHSKRGSNNTVDLEDVQHQALWAGKMTFGGQSFNVDFDTGSADTLVVPEAYDPQKSQTSKDSRQTFTTSYGDGTTAHGTIYSDNLEVAGLKATDAAIGRSNDHFISNQEAKSNQGIAGMSYPSLAQFPKDLPPFFETLKQQKAVDQGVFQFTLKAGSGSTLIFGSIDKSQFEGDLIYVDVDHSKGFWSTPAKLNGQDINAIIDSGTTLIVGPNGEVQSFISKMQGMKPMQNGPSGSTMYTYDCNMKPDITFTFGGKDFKLIDDATRYGKMGDECVLPIQGQDLPMKAWIVGDPLFRTTSIVFDTEKNRMGFAMQSSNGGSGGGSDGGSDGGSSDGSGSGSGGSDGGSGSGSGGSDGGSDGGSDGGSGGSDGGSGSGSGGSDGGSDGGSDGGSDGGSGSGSGGSGSGSGSGSDGGSDGSGSGSGSGSGSGSDGSSDGSGSGSGGGSDEGTKGSSKSHKGHAMGHVKGRAMGETSWA; encoded by the coding sequence ATGCAACTCCCCCTCACCTTTGTTGCAGGCCTTCTCCTGGGCCCCTTTTCCTTCTTTGTCGAAGCCAACTCGGTGGCTCTTGAGCGCCGTAACATGTTGATCTCAGCTAATCATCAGCTGAATATCAAGGCAGTGAAGCGCCAGGATAACTATATCCAGAGCAAGTATTCTGCCGTCTTAAACAACTACGCGCACAACACGGGTAAGAAACACCCGTGGAGGACCGTCATTAACCGTCACTCAAAGCGGGGGTCTAATAATACCGTCGATTTAGAGGATGTTCAGCACCAGGCGTTATGGGCTGGCAAGATGACTTTTGGCGGGCAGTCGTTCAACGTTGACTTTGACACGGGCTCTGCCGACACGCTGGTCGTTCCAGAGGCGTACGATCCCCAAAAATCTCAAACCTCAAAAGATTCTCGCCAGACATTTACTACTTCATATGGCGATGGTACCACTGCGCATGGTACTATCTATTCCGACAATTTGGAAGTTGCGGGCTTGAAAGCTACTGATGCTGCTATTGGCAGGTCCAATGATCACTTTATCAGTAACCAGGAAGCCAAGTCAAACCAGGGTATTGCTGGTATGTCATACCCCAGCCTTGCCCAGTTCCCTAAAGATCTTCCTCCATTTTTTGAGACGCTCAAACAGCAGAAAGCAGTAGACCAAGGCGTGTTTCAATTTACACTCAAGGCCGGCAGTGGCTCTACGCTGATCTTTGGCTCTATTGACAAGAGTCAATTTGAAGGTGATCTGATCTACGTCGACGTGGACCACTCGAAGGGATTTTGGAGCACACCGGCCAAGCTCAATGGTCAGGACATCAATGCCATTATCGACTCTGGTACCACGCTTATAGTGGGTCCCAACGGCGAGGTTCAGTCTTTTATCAGTAAAATGCAAGGTATGAAGCCTATGCAAAATGGCCCTTCTGGCTCAACGATGTACACGTATGACTGCAACATGAAGCCCGACATTACGTTTACCTTCGGCGGGAAGGACTTCAAGCTTATTGACGATGCTACACGCTACGGCAAGATGGGTGACGAATGTGTGCTCCCTATTCAAGGACAGGATTTGCCGATGAAGGCGTGGATTGTCGGTGACCCCCTGTTCCGAACCACGTCGATTGTGTTTGATACAGAGAAAAATCGTATGGGTTTCGCCATGCAGTCTAGCAATGGCGGCAGCGGTGGCGGCTCGGACGGCGGCTCGGACGGCGGCTCTAGCGATGGCTCGGGTAGTGGTTCTGGCGGCTCGGACGGCGGCTCGGGTAGTGGTTCTGGCGGCTCGGACGGCGGCTCGGACGGCGGCTCTGACGGTGGTTCTGGCGGCTCTGACGGCGGCTCGGGTAGTGGTTCTGGCGGCTCGGACGGCGGCTCTGACGGTGGTTCCGATGGCGGCTCTGACGGCGGTTCGGGTAGTGGTTCTGGCGGCTCTGGCAGCGGCTCTGGCAGTGGCTCAGATGGCGGCTCGGATGGTTCTGGCAGTGGTTCTGGCAGTGGTTCTGGCAGTGGCTCGGATGGCAGCTCGGATGGTTCTGGCAGCGGTTCTGGCGGTGGCTCGGATGAAGGCACCAAGGGCAGCAGCAAGAGTCACAAAGGCCATGCTATGGGTCATGTCAAGGGCCGTGCCATGGGCGAAACCAGCTGGGCCTAG
- a CDS encoding 3-deoxy-7-phosphoheptulonate synthase (EggNog:ENOG503NXFG; COG:E) codes for MTVHDPEAWRSKPQAQDVDYPEPEKLHKVLKEIETFPGLVSTTEIDRLSAQMANVADGKAFLLQSGDCAELFSYCNPAQIEAKLKLTLLMSLIIVHGVRLPVVRVGRIAGQYGKPRSKPTEVVDMGGEKCTVLSFRGDNVNGLDIADRAPDPERLLSAYFRSAATLNYIRSWLSSGNADLHAPQSWSFHHVQSEYLQCEFGRITREIADALDFMKTVGATPGDGETPANALNTVDYFISHECLMLEYEDALSHRTSQGLYDLSAHTVWLGDRTRQVDGAHVAFVRSIRNPIGIKVGPSMDAEELIRILDAVNPAMVKGRVTLITRYGAGNIKDMLPQHIRAVQSSRHSGLVVWCCDPMHGNTITSKYNSSIKTRMFSDIVKELAAALQIHAQLENRLGGVHLELTGDNGVTECIGGSMELSDQDLSRNYLSYCDPRLNYEQSLDIAFLISEVLRSQRTGKGLESDAIVRALSQYMDVNLPSP; via the coding sequence ATGACTGTGCATGATCCAGAAGCGTGGCGCTCCAAGCCTCAAGCGCAAGATGTAGATTACCCCGAGCCTGAAAAGCTTCACAAAGTGCTAAAGGAGATTGAGACTTTTCCTGGGCTGGTATCCACCACCGAAATCGATCGTTTGAGTGCACAAATGGCCAATGTTGCGGATGGCAAAGCGTTCCTGCTGCAGAGCGGCGACTGTGCCGAGCTGTTTTCCTATTGCAACCCGGCACAGATCGAGGCAAAGTTGAAACTTACACTGCTGATGTCTCTGATTATTGTGCATGGCGTGCGTCTTCCTGTAGTACGTGTTGGCCGCATCGCCGGCCAGTATGGTAAACCCCGCAGCAAGCCGACCGAAGTCGTCGACATGGGCGGAGAAAAGTGCACTGTGCTTTCGTTTCGCGGCGATAACGTAAATGGCCTGGACATTGCAGATCGTGCGCCCGATCCAGAACGCCTCCTTTCAGCATACTTTCgctctgcagcgacgctgaACTACATCCGCTCCTGGCTGTCGAGTGGCAATGCCGatttgcacgcgccgcaatcGTGGAGCTTCCATCATGTACAATCCGAATACTTACAGTGCGAGTTTGGGCGCATAACGCGCGAGATTGCCGATGCACTCGACTTTATGAAGACGGTTGGCGCTACGCCAGGCGACGGAGAAACGCCGGCCAATGCACTCAACACGGTGGACTACTTTATCAGCCACGAATGTCTCATGCTCGAGTATGAGGATGCGCTCTCGCACAGGACAAGCCAGGGTTTGTATGATCTAAGCGCACATACAGTTTGGCTCGGCGACCGCACGCGGCAAGTAGACGGTGCGCATGTTGCATTTGTACGCTCGATCCGCAATCCGATCGGAATCAAAGTTGGACCTTCGATGGATGCAGAGGAACTGATTCGTATTTTAGACGCTGTGAACCCTGCTATGGTAAAAGGGCGCGTGACACTGATTACCCGGTACGGCGCAGGCAATATCAAGGATATGCTTCCGCAGCACATTCGTGCTGTGCAGAGCTCACGACATTCAGGATTGGTGGTATGGTGCTGTGATCCGATGCATGGCAACACAATCACTTCCAAGTACAATTCAAGCATCAAGACGCGCATGTTTAGCGACATCGTGAAAGAGTTGGCTGCCGCACTGCAGATCCATGCACAGCTAGAAAACCGTCTAGGCGGCGTCCATTTGGAACTCACGGGTGATAATGGTGTCACTGAATGCATCGGCGGCAGTATGGAGCTTTCTGACCAGGATCTATCGCGCAACTATCTTTCCTACTGTGACCCACGCTTAAACTACGAGCAATCGCTTGATATTGCGTTTTTGATTAGCGAAGTACTtcgctcgcagcgcacgggcaAGGGTTTGGAAAGCGATGCaattgtgcgtgcgctaTCCCAATACATGGATGTCAATCTGCCAAGCCCCTAG
- the COG3 gene encoding Golgi transport complex subunit 3 (COG:U; EggNog:ENOG503NV3Q): MEPNTDMLSLDEWYTQLAPLTEKQRISVSRVSAWVSESLGKDNELDEGTGKNTQPVAQASSSSTAAWISAVAAELYDLPNVQYVKQLQTLCDSINSLDSLVEQVETAQGYTNELCTGLQFVKENSQQLLERTGDLLKEQTELDMLCAELNLRLSYFSVLPRATAMIGSAAPGIVEKSDFLDTLKRLELALQFMSTHAQYADAQLYQMRIVHCLSRATSMIKHHFANVGSARLAIAMSHLSELKQTHDAAPSKDTLGLEHMRNAAYQDFASLQATFKPLFQALEQMKALDSSSATPTADADEFAHTLRDCAMLYCGWRSRLVKEALCICLERNSAFEAKQTVKLAHSFASLEIAMYSTFFALCPDDAFEDAPLSQLFIDMGEILQEFLTTHLDTTSPASLAALCNALQSMGALPCEPSPIGGEATTAPEDTMQRLAFALIQPTLQELSSRLVHSAQASIKSEIVLFKPTEQDLAYPACLAEKQAMLIRDQAEMARATRGRVGHHVKRESSVGAGVLEAIVGDARANSSAKLFMRPPQSVYQSWYAPVRTTLDLLAMLHTHISVESFADISAKCIQGAQESVHAGGTLLKEGKFGSADGGVQSMDGFLFELRHLFVLQELLYSVRIALQTSESSSLNNVPAMKLQDTSTLFGVRMVDVGTVLSTINMLWGAKSMLTYKTGDDTSTVDKENRHGVLDATYTKLNTSIMETSAQLCDITAASFALPLDIYLQSAPVPFSPEKANAAWDTFLQSMAVNSGETAEKLALYISDQDTAKLLLENIVNGVVQEYTKFEKNVQVGLQGLDAAQRAGDTAAKLASLNSAASVQDMLWSKLLLKTPSPIL; the protein is encoded by the coding sequence ATGGAGCCAAACACCGACATGCTCTCGCTGGACGAGTGGTACACGCAGCTAGCACCCTTAACAGAGAAGCAGCGTATCTCTGTAAGTCGCGTGTCTGCGTGGGTTTCTGAGTCTTTGGGGAAAGATAATGAGCTTGACGAGGGCACAGGGAAGAATACACAGCCTGTAGCGCAAgcttcttcttccagcacggcggcTTGGATCTCGGCCGTGGCAGCCGAGCTGTACGATTTGCCCAATGTTCAATATGTAAAACAGCTTCAGACACTGTGCGACAGCATTAATAGCCTCGATTCCCTTGTCGAGCAAGTGGAAACGGCGCAAGGATATACCAACGAGCTGTGCACCGGGCTTCAGTTTGTAAAGGAGAACTCGCAGCAGTTGCTTGAACGCACAGGAGACCTGCTTAAAGAGCAGACGGAATTGGATATGTTGTGCGCCGAATTAAACCTGCGTCTCTCTTACTTTTCAGTGTTGCCTCGAGCAACGGCCATGATCGGTTCTGCGGCGCCAGGTATTGTGGAAAAGAGCGATTTCTTGGATACGCTCAAACGACTCGAGCTTGCACTGCAATTCATGTCTACACATGCACAGTATGCAGATGCGCAACTGTATCAGATGCGCATCGTTCATTGCTTGTCGCGTGCTACATCGATGATTAAGCACCACTTTGCCAATgtcggcagcgcgcggctggcCATAGCCATGTCGCACCTTTCCGAGTTAAAACAAACACACGATGCTGCACCGTCCAAGGATACGTTGGGTTTGGAGCACATGAGAAATGCAGCGTATCAGGATTTTGCTTCGCTGCAAGCTACGTTCAAGCCATTATtccaagcgctcgagcaaatGAAGGCGCTCGATTCGAGCTCTGCTACACCGACGGCAGACGCTGACGAGTTTGCGCACACACTGCGCGATTGTGCCATGCTTTACTGTGGATGGCGGTCTCGTCTTGTCAAGGAAGCATTGTGCATCTGCCTTGAGCGGAACAGTGCTTTTGAAGCGAAACAGACCGTCAAACTTGCGCACTCTTTTGCATCTCTGGAAATTGCCATGTATTCCACTTTTTTTGCGTTGTGCCCTGATGATGCATTTGAAGATGCGCCACTTTCACAGCTTTTCATCGACATGGGCGAGATACTGCAAGAGTTTTTGACAACGCACCTAGATACCACCTCCCCGGCTTCTTTGGCAGCCCTGTGCAATGCACTTCAGTCCATGGGAGCACTCCCATGTGAACCGTCCCCTATAGGAGGAGAGGCCACGACGGCGCCAGAAGACACGATGCAGCGTTTGGCATTTGCATTGATCCAGCCTACGCTACAAGAGCTGAGCTCGCGCCTTGTACACAGTGCACAAGCGTCTATCAAATCTGAAATCGTGCTCTTCAAGCCCACAGAACAAGACCTGGCTTACCCTGCATGTCTAGCCGAGAAGCAGGCAATGCTCATACGAGACCAGGCAGAGATGGCTCGCGCAACAAGAGGGCGTGTGGGGCACCACGTCAAGCGCGAGTCTTCCGTCGGTGCGGGTGTTTTGGAAGCGATcgtcggcgatgcgcgcgcgaacagcagcgcaaaatTGTTTATGCGGCCACCGCAGTCGGTATACCAGTCGTGGTATGCGCCCGTGCGAACAACATTGGACCTTTTGGCGATGTTGCACACGCATATCTCTGTGGAATCATTTGCAGACATTAGCGCGAAGTGTATCCAAGGCGCTCAGGAAAGTGTGCACGCAGGAGGAACATTGCTAAAGGAGGGCAAATTTGGATCGGCTGATGGCGGTGTACAATCTATGGATGGATTTCTCTTTGAGCTTCGACACCTGTTTGTATTGCAAGAGCTGCTGTACTCTGTTCGTATTGCGCTACAGACAAGCGAGAGCAGTTCATTGAACAATGTTCCTGCGATGAAGCTGCAAGACACAAGTACCTTGTTTGGCGTCCGCATGGTCGATGTTGGCACAGTGCTTAGCACGATCAATATGCTCTGGGGCGCGAAGAGTATGCTTACATACAAGACAGGGGATGACACCTCGACTGTCGACAAAGAGAATAGACACGGCGTTCTGGATGCCACATACACAAAGCTGAATACGTCCATCATGGAAACGTCGGCACAGTTGTGCGATATTACGGCCGCTAGCTTTGCCCTTCCCCTCGATATTTATCTCCAGTCCGCACCCGTCCCTTTTTCTCCTGAAAAGGCAAACGCGGCGTGGGATACATTTCTTCAGAGCATGGCTGTGAACTCGGGTGAAACTGCAGAAAAGCTGGCATTGTACATTAGCGACCAAGACACTGCGAAGCTCTTGCTGGAAAACATTGTGAATGGGGTCGTGCAAGAGTATACCAAGTTTGAGAAAAACGTGCAAGTCGGTCTACAAGgcctcgacgctgcacagcgcgctggCGACACAGCGGCAAAGCTTGCGTCGCTAAACAGTGCTGCGAGCGTGCAAGACATGCTTTGGAGCAAACTTCTGTTAAAAACGCCTAGTCCCATTCTGTAG
- a CDS encoding uncharacterized protein (COG:A; EggNog:ENOG503NXC6) — protein sequence MAALSYPGAFESMYNSQLAQLTFNSKPIITNLTLIAQEHSHRMATLVAKLIDTHIITAIPPYRLPAMYLLDSISKNIGSPYTELWAPRIPTLLLESYRVVDQPTKVRLEELLATWRTSGSGGRPLFGENAQSTIERSLFGSQGAPARRTAPSQAQVLASTERLLALKTQERARNPSDVAVPTTIELLENLKDKVQETEDAETLIEIQKELDRLGTKAPAMRETRAGSAQPTGPAAQQTETPFGGGPASNASDLIANLMRAGLIPGATSPANFAPAEPRASLDKYYTEFIMSLELRLTNYDMARQPPELELVIKENLPLQCRQCANRYPDTPAGKNSRDAHLDWHFSQNRRFRISIARGQSRAWLDPLARWVRGGFGDVLEQKTDAENDDLRLNPAQEKAMRDKFASTYVVAPEDPEITARPCRICKEKFQSEWSEDVEEWIWGNAVDVDGTFYHASCYYSAKSMSDSVGILRKADTPVFVKEESMGAPLKRKAESDEPAPPLGEQAHPTKKTAAGGVLVSPEE from the exons ATGGCTGCGTTGTCTTATCCTGGCGCGTTTGAGAGCATGTACAACAGTcagcttgcacagctcacCTTTAATTCGAAACCCATTATCACAAACCTCACGTTGATCGCGCAGGAGCATTCGCACAGGATGGCGACGCTGGTTGCCAAACTGATTGACACTCATATTATCACG GCCATCCCGCCGTACAGGCTCCCGGCCATGTATCTGTTGGATTCGATCTCCAAAAACATTGGATCCCCATATACAGAGCTTTGGGCCCCCCGGATTCCGACATTGCTTTTAGAGTCGTACCGGGTGGTGGACCAACCAACGAAAGTACGCCTAGAGGAGCTTCTGGCTACGTGGCGTACTTCTGGCTCTGGAGGTCGACCTTTGTTTGGCGAGAACGCGCAGTCGACCATTGAGCGCTCTTTGTTTGGTAGTCAAGGTGCAcctgcgcgccgtactGCACCGTcacaggcgcaggtgctTGCATCGACCGAGCGTCTTTTGGCGCTCAAGACACAAGAGCGTGCTCGTAATCCTTCTGATGTGGCCGTTCCTACGACAATCGAGCTGCTAGAAAATTTGAAAGACAAAGTACAGGAAACAGAGGATGCAGAGACGCTGATTGAAATCCAAAAAGAGCTGGACAGGCTAGGGACGAAGGCGCCGGCTATGCGCGAAACGCGCGCCGGCTCGGCTCAACCGACTGGTCCAGCCGCACAGCAAACAGAAACCCcctttggcggcggccCTGCATCGAATGCATCTGATCTCATTGCTAATCTTATGCGCGCGGGTTTGATTCCTGGCGCAACGAGTCCTGCAAATTTTGCACCGGCTGAACCACGGGCTAGTTTGGACAAGTATTATACCGAATTTATTATGTCGCTTGAATTGCGCTTGACAAACTACGACATGGCACGGCAGCCGCCAGAGCTGGAATTGGTTATCAAGGAAAATCTACCTCTGCAGTGTCGTCAATGTGCCAACCGATACCCAGATACGCCCGCGGGAAAAAATagccgcgatgcgcaccTTGACTGGCACTTTTCACAAAATCGGCGTTTTAGGATCAGTATTGCGCGCGGCCAAAGTCGTGCATGGCTCGATCCCTTGGCTCGCTGGGTGCGCGGCGGTTTTGGCGACGTATTGGAGCAAAAAACAGATGCTGAGAATGATGATCTGCGCCTTAACCCAGCGCAGGAAAAGGCAATGCGCGACAAGTTTGCCAGTACCTACGTCGTGGCGCCTGAAGACCCGGAAATCACAGCACGTCCCTGCCGTATTTGCAAAGAAAAATTCCAGAGCGAATGGAGCGAGGACGTGGAGGAGTGGATCTGGGGGAATGCCGTGGATGTGGATGGTACATTTTATCATGCATCTTGCTACTACTCTGCGAAGAGTATGTCCGACAGCGTCGGCATACTACGAAAAGCTGACACCCCTGTCTTTGTGAAAGAAGAAAGCATGGGTGCTCCATTGAAGCGTAAGGCGGAGTCGGACGAACCCGCCCCTCCTTTGGGAGAGCAGGCACACCCAACAAAGAAAACTGCCGCTGGCGGCGTGTTAGTCTCTCCGGAAGAATAG
- a CDS encoding uncharacterized protein (EggNog:ENOG503NWQY; COG:J) — translation MLTVYKDLDLEILPDVTVDVDARVITVKGPRGELQKNLRHLAMDIRLIKGPKGDKVKFIVWHGGRKHLACLRTALAAVNNMMKGVTIGFQYKMRAVYAHFPINMITASDNKSVEIRNFLGEKRVRNVQMLEGVTISEDKNQKDQVLVEGNDINNVSQSAALLHGITLVRNKDIRKFLDGIYCTAKTSVVQVEA, via the exons ATGCTTACCGTTTACAAGGACTTGGATCTTGAGATCTTGCCGGACGTCACCGTTGATGTCGACGCCCGTGTTATCACAGTCAAGGGCCCCCGTGGTGAGCTCCAGAAG AACTTGCGCCACTTGGCCATGGACATTCGTCTGATCAAGGGTCCCAAGGGCGACAAGGTCAAGTTTATTGTCTGGCACGGCGGCCGCAAGCACCTTGCCTGCCTGCGTACTGCCCTTGCAGCTGTTAACAACATGATGAAGGGCGTTACCATTGGCTTCCAGTACAAGATGCGTGCCGTCTACGCCCATTTCCCCATTAACATGATCACTGCTTCCGACAACAAGAGTGTCGAAATTCGGAACTTTTTGGGCGAGAAGCGTGTTCGTAACGTTCAGATGCTCGAGGGTGTGACTATCTCCGAGGACAAGAACCAGAAGGACCAGGTCTTGGTCGAGGGTAACGACATCAACAACGTCTcccaaagcgccgctcttCTTCACGGTATTACTCTTGTGCGGAACAAGGATATCCGCAAGTT CCTTGACGGTATCTACTGCACTGCCAAGACCTCGGTCGTCCAGGTTGAGGCTTAA
- the RPL37A gene encoding 60S ribosomal protein L37A (COG:J; EggNog:ENOG503P54H), with protein sequence MTKGTSSMGKRHTKTHTICRRCNRRSFHRQHKTCSACGYPSAKTRNYQWGQKAIRRKTTGSGRMRYLKTVPRRAKNGFRTGTASKAVAA encoded by the exons ATGACGAAGGGTACGAGTTCTATGGGTAAGCGTCA CACCAAGACGCACACGATTTGCCGTCGTTGCAATCGTCGTTCCTTCCACCGCCAGCACAAGACTTGCTCTGCTTGTGGTTACCCGTCGGCAAAGACCCGGAACTATCAGTGGGGCCAGAAGGCCATTCGCCGGAAGACTACTGGTTCTGGACGCATGCGCTACTTGAAGacggtgccgcgccgcgctaAGAATGGGTTCCGCACTGGCACTGCCTCCAAGGCTGTTGCTGCTTAA
- the RPL30 gene encoding 60S ribosomal protein L30 (COG:J; EggNog:ENOG503P3X3), with protein sequence MAPSQTKSKKSSQDNVNSKLQLVMKSGKVALGLKSTLKNMRSGKAKLVLISANTPPLRKSEIEYYAMLSKTAVHHYNGSNIALGTAAGKLFRVGVMSIIDSGDSDILTTVVA encoded by the exons ATGGCTCCTTCTCAGACCAAGTCCAAGAAGTCCTCTCAGGACAACGTTAATTCTAAGCTGCAGCTTGTCATGAAGTCTGGTAAAGTGGCTCTTGGCTTGAAGAGCACACTCAAAAACATGCGCAGTGGCAAGGCTAAGCTTGTGCTCATTTCTGCGAACACCCCTCCTCTGCGCAAGTCTGAGATCGAGTACTACGCTATGCTCTCTAAAACCGCTGTGCACCACTACAATGGTTCCAACATTGCTCTGGGCACTGCTGCTGGTAAACTTTTCCGCGTTGG CGTCATGTCCATTATCGACTCCGGTGACAGTGACATCCTCACCACCGTGGTTGCCTAA